The segment CGATGTACTGCTCGCCGAGCAGGCCCGACGTCAGGATCTTGGCCGACGTGTCCTTCGGGAACTGGTAGCGCTTGTCGAGGTTCAGCTCGACCGTGGCCATGTAGTTCTTGTCGTCGAGGCGGATGGATGCGACGCGGCCAACCACCACGCCCGCGCTCTTGATCGGCGCGCGCGGCTTCAGTCCGCCGATGTTGTCGAACTGCGCGGTAACCGTGTAGGTCTCCTGGAACGAGAAGCTGCTCATGTTGCCGGCCTTGAGCGCCAGGAACAGCAGCGCGGCAAAGCCCAGTACCACGAACACCCCTACCCAGTAGTCGAGCGTAGTCTTCTTCATGCGATTCTCTTTCTCATGCGATCGGTGCGGCTGGCCTAGCTGAACATCAGCGCGGTCAGCAGGAAATCCAGTCCCAGCACGGCCAGCGAGGCCAGTACCACGGTACGTGTGGTGGCGCGCGATACGCCCTCCGGGGTCGGCTTGGCTTCGAAACCTTGATACAGCGCGATGAACGTCACGGTGATACCGAAAATAAAGCTCTTGATCACGCCGTTGAGCACATCCGCGCGCACATCGACGCCGTTCTGCATCTGCGACCAGAATGCGCCGGCGTCCACACCAATCAGTTGCACGCCGACCAGGTAGCCACCCAGGACACCCAGGGCGCTGAAGATCGTGGCCAGCACAGGCATGGCGATCACGCCGGCCCAGAAACGCGGTGCGATCACGCGCTGCAACGGGTTCACGGCCATCATCTCCATGGCGCTGAGTTGCTCACCGGCCTTCATCAGACCGATTTCGGCCGTCAGCGACGTGCCAGCGCGGCCGGCGAACAGCAGCGCTGCCACCACCGGCCCCAGCTCGCGCACCAGCGACAGGGCTACCAGAAGGCCCAGCGCCTGCTCCGAACCGAAGCGGTTCAGCGTGTAGTAGCCCTGCAGACCCAGCACGAATCCGACGAACAAACCCGACACCGCGATGATCACGAGCGAAAGGTTGCCGACGAAGAACACCTGGTCGGTCACCAGCCGGAAGCGGCGCAACAGCGCGGGCGAGAGCGCCAGCATCGTCAGGAACATGCGCGTGGCATGACCCAGGCCGCCGACGAACTGGCGTACCGTCGAGCCAATCGAGGTAAAGAAGCCGTTCACTTCGCGCCTCCTACGCCGAAATCATCGGCCAGTGCCGGACCGGCATAGTGGAACGGCACCGGACCGTCCACCTCGGCGTGAACGAACTGGCGCACGAATGGATCATCCGAGCCGCGCATCGCGTCGGGCGTGCCTTCCGCCGCGATACGGCCGTTGGCGATGAAATAGACGTAATCGGCGATCAGGAATGTCTCGTTCACGTCATGCGAGACGATGATCGTGGTCGCGCCGAGCGCGTCGTTGAGATTCCGGATCAGGCTTGCGGTCAGGCCGAGCGAGATCGGGTCGAGGCCGGCGAACGGCTCGTCGTACATCAGTAGCGCGGGGTCCAGCGCTATGGCGCGGGCTAGCGCCACGCGTCGCGCCATGCCGCCCGAAATCTGCGCGGGCATGAGGTCGCGTGCGCCGCGCAGCCCTACTGCGTTGAGCTTCATCAGCACCAGATCCCGGATCATCGACTCCGGCAGATCGGTGTGTTCGCGCAGCGGAAATGCAACGTTGTCGAATACCGACAAGTCAGTGAACAGCGCGCCAAACTGGAACAACATTCCCATCTGTCGCCGGACCGCATACAGGCCCTTCTGGTCCATGGCGTCGATGTCGGCACCGTTGAAAGTGACGCTGCCGCGCTGCGGGCGCACCATGCCGCCGATAAGGCGCATGACCGTGGTCTTGCCACAGCCGGAGCCACCCATGACGGCCACCACCTTCCCGCGCGGAAAGCGCATGGAAAGGCCGGAGAGGATTGGCTTGTCGCCAGCCGCGTATGCAAAATCGACATCCGCGAGTTCGACGACATTCGGGCCAGCAAATACTTGGCCAGAAGGGTTCGGCACAGTAGCGGTCACATTGTCACCGTTTTTGGACAGTCCGCCATTATAAGGGCTAGTACCTACCCAGCGCCGGTTCCAAATGGTGACCGCACTGTTCCGGAAACGATAACAATCGTTAAGAGAAGTATCTTCGCTCGGCAGAAGACATTTCAGGGATCGCCGTGTTGCCCTGTCTGACGCAGGATGGCCTGCCACTGGGTCGATTCGGAGCGGATGGCCGTGGCGAATGCCTCAGGCGAGTCCTGCATCGGCGTGAGGCCCGCGGCAAGCATCCGGGCGCGCACTTCGCGCTCTTCGGTGACGTTGTCGAGTTCATTCGCCAGCCTGGCCACGATCGCCCGCGGCGTCTTCGCCGGCACCATCACGCCATACCACGCGGCGGCGGCATAGCCTTCGATGCCCGACTCCTGCAGCGTTGGCACCTGCGGCGCAAGCGGCGAACGCGCCACACCGGTCACGGCGATCATGCGCAGCGCGCCCGAGCGAATGTGTTGCTGGATCGATACGTACGAGCAAAAGCAGGCGCTGATGCGACCGGCCAGCATTTCCTGCACCACGGCACTCTCGCCCTTGGCCGTTACCAGCGGGACCGCATTCGGGAGCCCCCGCACGGCGTACTCGGCATAGAGGTGAGATGGACTGCCGGGCTGGCCGTAGCCATAGCTGTAGGAGCCCGGATTCGAGCGTACCGCGGTGGCCCACTGCTGGGGCGTCTGCATGGGCAGGCGGCCGTCAATGACCAGGAACAGCGGCATTGTCGCCACACGGCCCACCGGCACGAAGTCTCGAATGACATCGTATGGCACAGGCTCCAGACCGGGCTGGATCAGTATGTTGGCCTGATGGAACAGCAACGTGTGGCCATCGGAGCTTGCCTTCGCCACCACATCGCCAGCCATGGTGCCCGAGGCTCCGGGACGATTGTCGACCTCGATCGGCACGCCGAGCCGAGCCGACAGCCGCTCGGCCAGCAGCCGCGCGACGGCGTCAGACACACCGCCCGCAGGAAACGGAACGATCATCCTGATAGGACGTGCCGGAAATGACACCGGACGACTCATCTCCGAACGACCGGCGCTGGGAATGCTTGCCAGCTGCGCGATGGCGGGCGGTTGCGCGAGAGCCGTCGCCGTGCTCGCGGCACAGGCAACCAGGCCCCACGATATGGCGCTCCGCGGCCCGCACCGCAGAACTGCCAGGATGGCAGCAAGTTTTGGCAACTTCGCTATACCTCGCCAAAGTCGCCTCGATTTGCGCACTTCGGACATCAATTTCCTCCGGTCCGCCACACAAGGCGACGGCTCCAAATCGGCTGAAAGGGATTCGAGGCAGTTTCTTCGTTATCGTTTCGGGCCATTGTAGAGACATGCTCCCGGCCAGCACAGACCACGTAAACGCTGTCCGGGAGGACCCCAATGTGAGCCCATTTATAATCGCTGGATGCCTGAAATCGTCCTGCGGCCATTAGCGGTCGCCGACATGCCCGCCGTGCTCGCCGTCCAGGCGCAGTGCTACGGCGACATGTTGCTCGAATCCTCCGATGCCCTCGCCAGCCGGCTGGCGCTATCCCCCGACACCTGCTGGGCAGCCGCCCTGCCAGATGGCGCGCTGGCGGCGTACCTGTTCACGCACCCCTGGCCCGAAGACGCGCTGCCGCCCCTCGATGGCGTGCTGGCGCGAGACTGGATGCCGGGGGCTGCGCTCACCTGGTTCGTGCATGACATGGCGGTGGCGCCGGTCGGCCGGGGAATGGGCCTGGCGCAACGGCTATACGCGGCGGCCCGCGATGCCGCGCTGGCGGACGGCTTGCTGTCGTCTCGCCTGATCGCCGTGCAGTCGGCGGCCGTGTGGTGGCGCAGGCTTGGGTACGCGACGATCGCCGCTGGCGAGTATGCGGAGAAGCTGGCTGACTACGGTGATGACGCCGTGTTGATGGAGCGTCGGCTTTAGAACGCCCCGCCACGACTCTCAACCCAGCCATAAACAAACCCCCCGCAAGTTCGCACTTGCGGGGGGTTTTGCTTTTGAACCCAACGCTACGGATCAGCGCGGCAGGGTCGAATGGCCCATCAGGAACGCGTCCACCGAGCGGGCAGCCTGGCGGCCTTCGCGGATGGCCCACACCACGAGCGACTGACCACGGCGCACGTCGCCAGCGGCGAACACCTTCGGCACGTTGGTGTAGTAAGCGCGATCGCCTTCGGTCGATGCCTTGGCGTTCTTGCGTGCATCCGTGTCGACACCGAACGCTTCGAGCATCGAGCCGACCGGGTTCGTGAAGCCCATGGCCAACAGCACCAGGTCGGCCTGCAGCACGAACTCGCTGCCCGGCACTTCCTGCATCTTGCCGTCCTTCCATTCGACGCGGCAGGCCTTCAGGGCCTTGACCTTGCCGTTCTCGCCAACCAGTTCCTTGGTGGCCACCGACCAGTCACGCGAGCAGCCTTCGTCGTGCGACGACGACGTGCGCAGCTTGATCGGCCAGTACGGCCACACCAGCGGCTTGTTCTCTTCTTCCGGCGGCTGCGGCAGCAGTTCGAACTGCGTCACCGAGGTTGCGCCGTGGCGGTTCGACGTGCCCACGCAGTCCGAACCCGTATCGCCACCGCCGATCACGATGACGTGCTTGCCTTCGGCACGAATCTCGTTGACGCCATCGCCCGCCACTTCCTTGTTCTGCGGGATCAGGAACTCCAGCGCGTAGTGCACGCCGGCCAGATCGCGGCCCGGCACGGGCAGGTCGCGCGGCACTTCGGCGCCACCGGCCAGTACCACGGCGTCGAACTGCTCCATCAGCGCCTGGGCCGAGATCGTCTCGCGAGCGTAGTTCTTGATGCCGGCCGGCAGCGCGCCGTCGGTCACCATCACGCCAGCGCGGAAGGTCACGCCTTCGGCCTGCATCTGCTCGATGCGGCGGTCGATCAGGGTCTTCTCCATCTTGAAGTCGGGAATGCCGTAGCGGAGCAGGCCGCCGATGCGGTCATTCTTCTCGAACACGGTCACAGCGTGGCCGGCGCGCGCCAGTTGCTGGGCGGCTGCCATGCCGGCGGGTCCCGAACCCACGACAGCGACGGTCTTGCCGGTCTTGTGCGCAGGCACCTGCGGCTGGACCCAGCCCTCTTCCCAGGCCTTGTCGATGATCGCGTGCTCGATCGACTTGATGCCAACCGGCAGCTCGTTGATGCCGAGCGTGCAGGCGGCTTCGCACGGCGCCGGGCAGATGCGGCCCGTGAACTCGGGGAAGTTGTTGGTCTGGTGCAGGACTTCGATCGCCGACTTCCAGTCCTGGCGATACACGAGGTCGTTGAAGTCCGGAATGATGTTGTTGACCGGGCAGCCGTTGTTGCAGAACGGGATACCGCAGTCCATGCAGCGCGCACCCTGAATCTTCGCCTCGCTGTCCGACAGCGCGAACACGAATTCCTTGTAGTGCTTCACGCGCTTGACTACGGGTTCGTAGCCTTCATTCTGGCGCGCAAATTCGAGAAAACCAGTCGCCTTACCCATGTTGCATCCTTGGTCTTGCTTGGCGCGAGGCGGCCGGGCCGGCCTCGCGTGGGGTCAGTATCTTGTCGGCGCCGCGAACCTGGCCGCGGCGCCATCTCGTGGGGCTACCGATCAGGCGGCCACTGCCTCGCGATCGTTGTCGCGCGCGGCCTGTTCCTTCGCGTACATCTCGCCCAGCGCGCGCTTGTACTCGGTCGGGAAGACCTTGACGAACTTGCGGCGTGCCGTGGTCCAGTCCGCCAGCAGCGCCTTGGCGCGCTCCGAACCGGTGTAGCGGAAGTGCTGCTCGATCAGGTTACGCAGGATGACTTCGTCGGCCGTCCGCTCGCCACCGAACTTGTGCCACTGCGCCTTGGGCTGGCCCTTCTCCTGGTCGGCCGAAGCCAGCACTGCCTCGAGCGCCACCATCGACGTGTTGCAGCGCTTGTCGAACAGGCCATCCTCGTCGTAGACGTAGGCCACGCCACCGGACATGCCGGCTGCGAAGTTACGTCCCGTACCACCCAGCACCACGACGGTACCGCCGGTCATGTATTCGCAACCGTGGTCGCCCGTGCCTTCCACGACAGCCGTGGCACCCGAGTTACGCACCGCGAAGCGCTCGCCGCCCACGCCGTTGAAGAAGGCTTCACCAGCGATGGCGCCGTACAGCACCGTGTTGCCGACGATGATGTTGCGGGTCGGATCGCCACGGAACTCGTGCGGAGCGCGCACGATCACGCGGCCGCCCGACAGGCCCTTGCCCACGTAGTCATTAGCGTCACCCACCAGATCCATCGTGATGCCATGTGCCAGGAACGCGGCAAACGACTGGCCGGCGGTGCCCTGGAACTGGATGTGGATCGTGTCGTCGGCCAGGCCTTCGTGGCCGTGCTGCTTGGCGATCACGCCGGACAGCATCGCGCCAACGGTACGGTTCACGTTCTTCACCGGCTGGATGAACGACACGCGTTCGCCCTTGTCGATGGCCGGACGCGCCTTGGCGATCAGCACGTGGTCGAGCGCCTTGCCGGCTTCCGCCGACAGGCCGTGATCCTGCACGTCGGTGTGGTAGCGCGGCACGTCGGCCGGGAACGGCGGCTGGTAGAAGATGCGGCCGAAGTCCAGGCCACGCGCCTTCCAGTGTTCGATACCGGCGCGCATGTCGAGCAGGTCGGCGCGGCCGATCAGTTCGTCGAACGTGCGGATACCCAGTTGCGCCATGATCTCGCGCGCTTCTTCCGCAACGAAGAAGAAGAAGTTCACAACGTGCTCGGGCTTGCCCTGGAATTTCTTGCGCAGCGCCGGATCTTGCGTGGCCACGCCCACCGGGCAGGTGTTCAGATGGCACTTGCGCATCATGATGCAGCCTTCGGCAACCAGCGGCGCGGTAGCAAAACCGAACTCGTCAGCGCCCAGCAGCGCGCCGATCACGACGTCGCGGCCGGTCTTCATCTGACCGTCGGCTTGCACGCGGATACGGTTGCGCAGGCCGTTCAGCATCAGCGTCTGCTGCGTCTCGGCCAGACCCAGTTCCCACGGCGTGCCGGCGTGCTTGATCGACGACAGCGGCGATGCGCCGGTGCCGCCGTCATGGCCGGCGATCACCACGTGATCGGCCTTGGCCTTGGCCACGCCAGCCGCCACGGTACCCACGCCCACTTCGGACACGAGCTTGACCGAGATGTCCGACACCGGGTTCACATTCTTCAGGTCGTGGATCAGCTGTGCCAGATCCTCGATCGAGTAGATGTCGTGGTGCGGCGGCGGCGAGATCAGACCCACACCCGGCACCGAGTAACGCAGCTTGCCGATGTAGTCCGAGACTTTGTGGCCGGGCAGCTGGCCGCCTTCGCCCGGCTTGGCGCCCTGGGCCATCTTGATCTGGATCTGATCGGCCGATGCCAGGTATTCGGCAGTCACGCCGAAACGGCCCGAGGCCACCTGCTTGATCTTCGAGCGCAGCGAATCGCCCGCCTTCAATTCCAGGTCGCGCTCGATCACGCCATCGCCCAGCAGGCCCTTGAGCGTGTCGCCCTGCTTGATGGGGATGCCGCGCAGTTCGTTGCGATAGCGCTTCTCGTCCTCGCCGCCTTCGCCGGTGTTCGACTTGCCGCCGATGCGGTTCATCGCCACGGCCAGCGTCGTGTGGGCTTCAGTCGAGATCGAACCCAGCGACATGGCACCGCTGGCGAAACGCTTGACGATGTCCTTGGCCGACTCCACTTCTTCCAGCGGAATGGCGCGGGCCGGATCGACCTTGAACTCGAACAGGCCACGCAGCGTCATGTGACGGCGGCTCTGGTCGTTGATGATGTTCGCGTATTCCTTGTACGTCTGGTACTGGCCCTTGCCATCGTCGGCGCGCACCGAGTGCTGCAGCTTGGCGATCGAGTCCGGGGTCCACATGTGTTCTTCACCGCGGATACGGAATGCGTATTCGCCGCCGGCTTCGAGCATGTTTTCCAGCACGGGGTTGCTGCCAAACGCGTCGCGATGCAGGCGCAGCGCTTCCTCGGCCACCTCGAAGATGCCGATGCCTTCGACGTTCGACGGCGTACCGTGGAAGTACTTCTGCACCAGTTCGCGCGACAGGCCGATGGCTTCGAAGATCTGGGCGCCCGTGTACGACATGTACGTGGAGATGCCCATCTTCGACATCACCTTGTGCAGGCCCTTGCCGATCGCCTTGACGAAGTTCTTGACAGCCTTTTCCGGCGACAGGTCACCCGACAGGCCCGAGGCCATGTCGGCCAGCGTTTCCATCGCCAGGTACGGGTGCACGGCTTCAGCGCCATAGCCGGCCAGCAGCGCGAAATGGTGCACTTCGCGGGCCGAACCGGTTTCCACGACCAGGCCGGCCGACGTGCGCAGGCCCTTCTCGACCAGGTGGTGGTGAATGGCCGACGTGGCCAGCAGCGCGGGAATGGCCACCTGGCCATCGTCCACGCGACGGTCCGTCACGATCAGGATGTTGTAGCCCGAACGCACCGCATCCACGGCTTCCGCGCACAGCGACGCCAGGCGGGCCTCGATGCCTTCCTTGCCCCACGCCACCGGGTAGCAGATGTTCAGTTCGTACGAACGGAACTTGCCGCCGGTGTAGTGCTCGATGTTGCGGATCTTGGCGATGTCCTTGAAGTCCAGCACGGGCTGGGACACTTCGAGGCGCATCGGCGGGTTGATGTTGTTCAGCTCCAGCAGATTCGGCTTCGGACCGATGAACGACACCAGCGACATCACCATGTTCTCGCGGATCGGGTCGATCGGCGGGTTGGTCACCTGCGCGAAAAGCTGCTTGAAGTAGTTGTAGAGCGTCTTGTTCTTCGACGACAGCACAGCCAGCGGCGAGTCATTGCCCATCGAGCCCGTGGCTTCCTCACCGGCCAGGGCCATCGGGGCCATCAGGAACTTGACGTCTTCCTGCGTGTAGCCGAATGCCTGCTGGCGGTCGAGCAGACGCGCCACCGGCTTCTTCTCGGCGGCTACGTCCTCGGCCTTGGCCTCGAGCTCGTCGAGCTTGATGCGCACGGCGTCGATCCAGCTCTTGTACGGCTTGGCGTTGGCCAGGTTGTCCTTGAGTTCCTTGTCGTCGATGATGCGACCCTGCTCCATGTCGATCAGGAACATCTTGCCCGGCTGCAGACGCCACTTCTGGACGATGCGCGACTCGGGGAACGGCAGCACGCCGGCTTCCGACGCCAGCACGACGAAATCGTCTTCGGTCACGTAGAAGCGGGCCGGACGCAGACCGTTACGGTCCAGCGTCGCGCCGATCTGGCGGCCGTCGGTGAAGCAGATCGCGGCCGGGCCGTCCCACGGCTCCATCATCGCGGCGTGGTACTCGTAGAAGGCACGACGGTTGTCGTCCATCAGCGTGTGTTGTTCCCAAGCTTCCGGGATCATCATCATCATCGCGTGGACGAGCGGGTAACCGGCCATTGTCAGCAGTTCGAGGCAGTTGTCGAACGATGCCGTATCCGATTGGCCCGGGTAGATCAGCGGCCAGAGCTTGGGCAGGTCATCGCCGAGCACCGGCGACGAGATCGCGCCGGTACGCGCGTTCACCCAGTTCACGTTGCCCTTCACCGTGTTGATTTCGCCGTTGTGGGCAACCATGCGGTACGGGTGGGCCAGCTCCCAGGCCGGGAACGTATTGGTCGAGAAGCGCTGGTGGACCAGAGCCAGGGCCGACACGGCGCGGGCGTCCAGCAGGTCCAGGTAGTACTCGCCCACCTGGTTGGCCAGCAGCAGGCCCTTGTACACGACGGTACGGGCCGACATCGACGGCACGAAGTATTCCTTGCCGTGCTTGAGCTTGAGCGCCTGGATGGCGTGGCTGGCGGTCTTGCGGATGACGTAGAGCTTACGTTCCAGCGCGTCCGTGGTCATGATGTCGCGGCCACGACCGATGAAGATCTGGCGGATCACCGGCTCGGTCTTGCGCACGGTCGGGGACATCGGCATGTTCGCGTCCACCGGCACATCACGCCAACCCAGCACGACCTGGCCTTCCAGGCGCACGGTGCGTTCGAGTTCCTGTTCGCAGGCCAGACGCGATGCGTGTTCCTTAGGCAGAAAGATCATGCCCACGCCATATTCGCCGGCGGGCGGCAGGGTCACGCCCTGCTTGGCCATTTCCTCGCGGTAGAACTGATCCGGGATCTGGATCAGGATACCGGCGCCATCGCCCATCAGCGCGTCGGCGCCCACGGCACCCCGGTGGTCCAGGTTCTCGAGGATCTTCAGACCCTGCGAGATGATTTCGTGGGATTTCTTGCCCTTGATGTGAGCCACCATGCCGACGCCGCAGGCATCGTGCTCGTTGGACGGGTCATACAGGCCCTGAGCCTGCGGGCGGGCGGCGAGTTCGGAGGATTGTTGCGAGTGGTCCACGGGCTGAATTCCGGTGAAGGCTGCGCAGCCAGCAAGGCAGACCGAACGGGATGGCTGTGTACGTGCTTCTTCGAGCGACGATGTCAGACAGCGGGACCGCAGCGGCGTACACGAGCGTGACGCGCCGCACAATGACTGTGGGTGGAGCAACTATAAAAGAATCGTCCGAGCCCTTGCAAAAAAATTAAATGGGGTCAGAGCACATTAAATTTCTCACCATCTCGGCGCACAATTTAATTGGGGACATATTATTTATGGGGCACAAATGCATCATGTTGGTGCGCTGTCGAAATCCTCTGTATCGCCCGGGCGTTCGCTCTCGGACTCGGTGGATTTCCGGGGGCGTCCTTTCGGCAGCGGATGAATGCGTCGCGTGGCATGACGCTCGAGCTGCGCCAGGAAAGCATCGTCGCCTAACGGCCAGCCACTGTGCGCATGTTTCTGCAACGTCGCCAGCGTTTTGCCAGACAGCCCTTCCAGCGCCAGCGCACGGTAATTGGACTGCCGCTCGAATGGCGTATTGCCAAGCTCCCAGTAAATAGAGTGATCACTCACAAGCGGGCTCGCCTCGATGCCGATGTGATGACGATAGCTGCTCCAGCGATCCGCCTCTAGTGTTGCTGTATCGCCCGCGCGCATGGCGTTGGACTCTACGTAGAGCATGGCCGGCAGCAGCCAGGCGCCTGGCTCGATCACGGCCGAACGGAAGCGCCCTTCCCAAAGGGTGCCGGTACGGCTGGCCGCTCGGTTGAAATGGCGCGCGTAGCGACGGCCGACGGCTTGCATCGTCAGGCTCAGCGAGTCAGCACCCTTGGGCGTGGCAACCAGGTGGATATGGTTCGGACGCAGAACGTAGGCGTGGACCGCGACGTCATGCTCGCGCGCGGCCATGCGCAGGCAGTCGAGGTAATGCAGATAGTCGTCCGGGCCCAGAAACACGGGCTGACGATTGTTGCCGCGTTGCAACACGAGGGCCGGCAGGCCGGCGGGAGAGAAGCGGGGAAGACGAGCCATCGAACATCCTGCTGAAACGATGGCGCAATGATACGCGGATCTGTCCCCGTTTATTGGTGGGCGCTAATTGCCCACCCGCTGCCTGCCTAGTTGCTCTCGCTGACGGCGAAAACCCGCCGGTGCTCGCGGATGGCGTACCGGTCAGTCATGCCCGCGATGTAATGCGCGATCAGGCGAGGCTGGTCCGCCCCGTGGCCTGCCTGATATTGCGGCGGCAACAGGCGGGAATCCTGCATAAAGGCCGTGAACAGGTCCGAGATGATCCGCTGGGCCTTGGCCGACATCCGCATCACCAGATAGTGGCGGTACAGGTGCCGGAACAGGAAGCGCTTGAGGGCTGCGGCTTCCTCGTGCACCTTGGGACTGAAGGACACCAGCGGGCCAGCCGCGCGCACCGCGTCGATAGATTTCGGATTGGCGGTGGCAATGTTGCGGCTCGTGGTCTCGATCAGGTCGACGATCAGCGTATTGATCATGCGCCGAACGGTCTCGTTGATTGCCCGGCGCCCATTGATCTCCGGGAACGCCTCGGCCACTTCGGCACGGTGGCGACCCCACATGGGCACCTCGTCGAGCTGCTCCAGGGTCAGCAACCCCGATCGCAGGCCATCGTCGATATCGTGATTGTTGTAGGCGATCTCATCCGCCAGGTTGGCCAGTTGGGCCTCGAGCGACGGCTGCGTGCCCTGCAGGAAGCGGCGTCCCAGCTCGCCGAGCCCCGCCGCGTTGACACGCGAGCAGTGCTTGAGAATCCCTTCGCGCGTCTCGAAGGTCAGGTTCAGGCCATTGAAGCCGCCGTAGCGCTCTTCCAGTTCGTCCACCACCAGCAGGCTTTGCAGGTTGTGCTCGAATCCGCCGTGGTTCTTCATACAGCCATTCAGCGCGTCCTGCCCGGCATGGCCGAACGGTGTGTGGCCGAGATCGTGGGCCAGCGAGATCGCCTCGACCAGATCCTCGTTGAGGCGCAGGTTGCGCGCGATCGACCGCGCGATCTGCGCGACTTCCAGGCTATGGGTCAGCCGCGTCCGAAACAGATCGCCCTCGTGATTCACGAAAACCTGGGTCTTGTACTCGAGCCGCCGGAACGCGGTACTGTGGATCACACGGTCGCGGTCGCGCTGAAACTCGCTGCGGGAGGACGAGGCCGGCTCCGCGTGCACCCGTCCGCGGGTCTGCGCGGAGTGGGCGGCGTACGGAGCAAGGTGGGCTTCAAGGTCGGTCGACAGGGCGGTCATGCGGCAATCCGTTATCCGTTACAGGGTCAGGGCTGCGAGGCATAACCGTTCGCTCAGGCGACCGGGGCCTCGGTGGGAGGTTTCAATATCGCGTGACGCAGCGTCTCGCGCAGGTCCGCGTCCGGCACGGTGGTGATGAAGGCAGAACCCAGCTTGCGCAGCAGGATGAACTTGATGCTGCCCGCTTCGGCCTTCTTGTCCACCTTCATCAACTCGATATAGCGATCGATACCCAGATCCGGCGCCACCACCGGCAGCATCGCCGCCTGCGTCAGCGTGCGAATGCGGGCGCGCGTCTCGACGTCGATAAAACCGAGCCGATGCGAGAGGTCCGCGGCCATCACCATGCCACAGCCCACGGCCTCGCCATGCAGCCATTCGCCATAGCCCATGCCAGCTTCGATCGCGTGACCAAACGTATGGCCGAAATTGAGAATCGCGCGCAAGCCGCCTTCGCGTTCGTCCTGGGCCACCACGGACGCCTTGATCTCGCAGGAGCGTCGCACCGCTTCGGCCATCAGGCCGGTGTCGCAGGCGTTCAGCCCGGCGATATGGTCCTCGATCCAAGCGAAGTAGTCGGCGTCGGCGATTGCCCCGTGCTTGATGACCTCGGCCATGCCCGCCGCCAGTTCGCGCGGGGGCAACGTGCGCAGCGTGTCAATGTCGGCGATCACCGCGTTGGGCTGGTGGAACGCGCCGATCATGTTCTTGCCGAGCGGATGATTGATGCCGGTCTTGCCGCCCACCGACGAATCGACTTGCGCCAGCAACGTGGTCGGCATCTGCACGAACGGCACGCCACGCATGTAGCATGCGGCGGCAAACCCGGTCATGTCTCCCACCACCCCGCCGCCCAGCGCGATCAGCGTGGTCTTGCGGTCGGCCCCTGCCTGGAGCAGCGCATCGAAAATCAGGTTCAGCGTTTCCCAGTGCTTGAAGCGCTCGCCGTCCGGCAGCACCACGGTGCGCACGGTCTTGCCAAGGCCGGCAAGCACAGCTTCGACGCGCGCCGCGTACAGCGGGCCCACGGTCTCGTTGGTGACAATGACGGCATGCTGGCCGCGTACATGCGGGGCCAGCAGGTCGGCGCGGTCCAGCAGGCCGCTGCCAATGTGGATCGGGTAACTACGCGTCCCGAGATCGACTTCAAGCGTGATCATGAATGGGTGTCCTGCGCCGGCGGCCCACCATCCTCGGCAGATTCGGGCACGATTTCCGCGGGCGGAAACACAAAGCCGGCCATT is part of the Cupriavidus metallidurans CH34 genome and harbors:
- the mlaD gene encoding outer membrane lipid asymmetry maintenance protein MlaD codes for the protein MKKTTLDYWVGVFVVLGFAALLFLALKAGNMSSFSFQETYTVTAQFDNIGGLKPRAPIKSAGVVVGRVASIRLDDKNYMATVELNLDKRYQFPKDTSAKILTSGLLGEQYIGLEAGGDTAMLAQGGKITMTQSAVVLENLIGQFLYNKAADAGAGGGSTSSGSGAGALPAAPGTGGSGK
- the mlaE gene encoding lipid asymmetry maintenance ABC transporter permease subunit MlaE, translating into MNGFFTSIGSTVRQFVGGLGHATRMFLTMLALSPALLRRFRLVTDQVFFVGNLSLVIIAVSGLFVGFVLGLQGYYTLNRFGSEQALGLLVALSLVRELGPVVAALLFAGRAGTSLTAEIGLMKAGEQLSAMEMMAVNPLQRVIAPRFWAGVIAMPVLATIFSALGVLGGYLVGVQLIGVDAGAFWSQMQNGVDVRADVLNGVIKSFIFGITVTFIALYQGFEAKPTPEGVSRATTRTVVLASLAVLGLDFLLTALMFS
- a CDS encoding ABC transporter ATP-binding protein, which translates into the protein MTATVPNPSGQVFAGPNVVELADVDFAYAAGDKPILSGLSMRFPRGKVVAVMGGSGCGKTTVMRLIGGMVRPQRGSVTFNGADIDAMDQKGLYAVRRQMGMLFQFGALFTDLSVFDNVAFPLREHTDLPESMIRDLVLMKLNAVGLRGARDLMPAQISGGMARRVALARAIALDPALLMYDEPFAGLDPISLGLTASLIRNLNDALGATTIIVSHDVNETFLIADYVYFIANGRIAAEGTPDAMRGSDDPFVRQFVHAEVDGPVPFHYAGPALADDFGVGGAK
- a CDS encoding tripartite tricarboxylate transporter substrate binding protein, which encodes MSEVRKSRRLWRGIAKLPKLAAILAVLRCGPRSAISWGLVACAASTATALAQPPAIAQLASIPSAGRSEMSRPVSFPARPIRMIVPFPAGGVSDAVARLLAERLSARLGVPIEVDNRPGASGTMAGDVVAKASSDGHTLLFHQANILIQPGLEPVPYDVIRDFVPVGRVATMPLFLVIDGRLPMQTPQQWATAVRSNPGSYSYGYGQPGSPSHLYAEYAVRGLPNAVPLVTAKGESAVVQEMLAGRISACFCSYVSIQQHIRSGALRMIAVTGVARSPLAPQVPTLQESGIEGYAAAAWYGVMVPAKTPRAIVARLANELDNVTEEREVRARMLAAGLTPMQDSPEAFATAIRSESTQWQAILRQTGQHGDP
- a CDS encoding GNAT family N-acetyltransferase codes for the protein MPEIVLRPLAVADMPAVLAVQAQCYGDMLLESSDALASRLALSPDTCWAAALPDGALAAYLFTHPWPEDALPPLDGVLARDWMPGAALTWFVHDMAVAPVGRGMGLAQRLYAAARDAALADGLLSSRLIAVQSAAVWWRRLGYATIAAGEYAEKLADYGDDAVLMERRL
- a CDS encoding glutamate synthase subunit beta encodes the protein MGKATGFLEFARQNEGYEPVVKRVKHYKEFVFALSDSEAKIQGARCMDCGIPFCNNGCPVNNIIPDFNDLVYRQDWKSAIEVLHQTNNFPEFTGRICPAPCEAACTLGINELPVGIKSIEHAIIDKAWEEGWVQPQVPAHKTGKTVAVVGSGPAGMAAAQQLARAGHAVTVFEKNDRIGGLLRYGIPDFKMEKTLIDRRIEQMQAEGVTFRAGVMVTDGALPAGIKNYARETISAQALMEQFDAVVLAGGAEVPRDLPVPGRDLAGVHYALEFLIPQNKEVAGDGVNEIRAEGKHVIVIGGGDTGSDCVGTSNRHGATSVTQFELLPQPPEEENKPLVWPYWPIKLRTSSSHDEGCSRDWSVATKELVGENGKVKALKACRVEWKDGKMQEVPGSEFVLQADLVLLAMGFTNPVGSMLEAFGVDTDARKNAKASTEGDRAYYTNVPKVFAAGDVRRGQSLVVWAIREGRQAARSVDAFLMGHSTLPR